TTGAGAACGGCCTTAATCTTTTCCACTTCCTTTGGATCGACGTCCCGCTCCCCGAACACCATTTCGATGGGCGTGTGGCtttgaagggggggaagaagcaaatgaTGGGGTGCGAGGGGGACAAAAACAAATCTCGACTCGCCGCACATACAGGGTAACACCACCTGCGTGTGCGTCACTCGCGTGGTCTCCTTTCATCCTTTCGTCTTACACGTCGTCCGTTCTGCCCGTGCCCATTTCCTCCACGTTATAGAGGTAGCCGACGTCGGGGATTTTGTAGCTgtcaggggaaaaaaaaaaaaaaaaaaaaatatacacacataaatacatgcatacatatatgtatgtacgtatgcatgtacacCCGCACACACACCCATACGGCACTGGCAGCGCCGCGAATCGTTCGCCCCTCCGCAGGCGCAACCGAGGGGCCTACTTCTTCTGAGCAATGTTGGTACTTATGACGTAGTCAAAATCTTGCGACTTCCTCAGCTCGCCATATTCAAAGTTGGGGTATATTTTGGGCCTCCTCAGTTTAAAGGGCGAATCGTCATAAATGGGGTACCCCCAAAGGAAGGCCCTGGAGTTTTGGCTTTTGTTTGCTCGTTGGATGATTCCCCCGCTTGCTCGTCTTGGGTGCAGGACGAATGAGGGGCAGGCGGAGACGCCCCTGCGCTTAACGCGGAATGGCCCCACTCCCTGCTGGAGGTGAAAAGAGATGCACACAAGGATGAGCGCAACGCATTTCATGTTTTGGAGGGAACTAAAGTAACCACGCTCCGGAGGGGAAGAGGGAGGAGCAGCCGGCACAGTCCATTTGGCAGTTGAGCAGACCCCCTTAAGGAAGCGTCACGTAGGGGGAAGCCAGCTGACACGGCGACTTCACAGAGGAAGTGACGCAATTGGCCGTGGGAGGgaaaaatctttttaaaaaaaaaaaaaaaaagaactccATAATTTGGGCAGCGCGTAGGTGGGGTTGCGGAAACTTGCCCTTCCTTAGCCAAccggaaaagggagaagaaagGGGCAAACTTGCGTAGTACgtacacatgcatacgtacggTGCACATCTCTGGGTACGCCGCTGTCCCCCGggtgattaaaaaaatacgaagcAGGTGCCTTCCCGCGGTGTATTTGAGGCCAAAAATTGCCCCAAATTGatggaaaatgcaaaaatcgCCCCAATCGACGGCATCACAAAACACAGAGCGGCGAGGGGGCGCACCTTGCCAGGAAACAAAAACGGTAGCGGCGAAACACCCACCCCCGCGTACCTCCTTGTGTATCATTTGGTGAGAGAACAAACCGCACACGATCATACGATCATACGTTCCCAGCTGGCCAACTTGTGAGGCACTTCTCATCAGAAGCAACCGAGTGACGAAGCGAACGGCGAATTTTCCCCCCGCGTGCGTGGTGAGcggtgtaatttttttccccccttccccctttatTTCCCCGCCGCATGTTTCGGCGTAGCAGCGCGCGCGTTAGTAGATAGCCCTCCCTGGTAGGAGCACTCCAAGTAGGCCTCCTCCGAATAAGCCCCCTCCGAATAAGCCCCCTCCGAATAGGCGTTCTCCAAATAGGCTTCCTTAGTGTGAGGTTACCCCTTTagagctcccccccctcgcgctACGCGAAATGCTTCACGTGAAGGGGAGGCCCCGGgggggagtgcccccccTGAGGAGGCACTACACAAACAACAGCCGCGGAATCCCGAAGGAGTACGTGTACACCAAGTACCGAATTAGCCTCCCCCTCATCAGCAACGTGCAGTACGACGACATGTATCTCTCGCGCCCGAGCAGAGATGACCTCTATGCATTCACCAAGAAGGTGCCGATCTTCCTGCGTTACCTAAAATTGATCACATCGATGGAGAATCGAAATGATGACTTCCTCCAGTTCGCCAAGAGGTGTGAAAGTGGTCTAACCACAGAAAAGGACGTCTACCTAACAAAGGAGGAGCTACTAGACGTGATGTTCCTAAATGGATActccaaaaaagaaatcaaCGCACTGGACTTAGCATTTACTAACAAGTACAAATTTCATTACCCTGAAATTGCTGCCCTTTTTAAactggaggaagaagaggtgtATAAGTATTGcctcaaaaaaaggagtgaaaATCCGGAGGAGTTAATTCACCTGAAATGTTTGAAGCCTCAAAATTTGCTCTCATCCTACGGCCTTATATTTGTCTTTCTCTATTTTGGCCTAAACAACGTGGTGTTGAGTAACGCCTGGTTCCTTTCGAAGACCATCCCCTTCTTCAGCGTCTTCTACATGCTAGGCTCCCACTTTTACAGGGACATTTGGAGCTTCCTaaataaggggaaaaaactgaTGGCAGAACAGAATGAGCAGAACCAACTAGCCGCAGAGGAAATCCTATACAAGCAACTTAAGTTGTATTCTAAGGACACCGAGTGTAGTGCCAATCTAGCGAATTTCAAGACGTATAGCGGGCAGCTCATCAGCATGTACAGGCGGGCCTACATAcaggaggagaggaagaagataCACCACCAGCTGGAGAAAAAGCTCAACGAAATGCACAACGCCGAGGTGAAGTATAAACAGTCGCTACAGCAAATAGTGGTCAACGAAATGGTCAATATGATGTACCAGAAAGTGCAGAGCGACCCCCAGTTTTACAGCTCCATCCTCAACGACAGCATCAATAACATTAGGGGCATCACCCAAGAGGATACCCTAATCAAGCACGTGAAGAAGGAACTCTCCTTTGTGAAACAGCTAGACAAGCAGAACCCCCTTGTTAAAAACGTCCTCGCGCAGTATGAGCTTAAGAAGGGCGGCTACGTAAACCAGTTCGTCGTGCACAAGGAGGAGGCCAACAAAGTCAGGGCCATCATTTCGAAGTGCGGACTCGATTTGAATAAACTCAACCAGGAGGAGCGCAACCAGCTGCTGCAACTGTACGTTGCCATAAATAACCGCTTCGGCTTCTACACCAATGAGGAGGAACTCCCCCTCGTGGTGCCCCGGGATGAGCACTCCGGGCGCGCCGCGGACAGCCTCAACCGGGCCGTCGCCGAGGCCAACCGCCAGGCCCGCGAGCGCCACCTGCAGGCCTTCATGCGCGCCTTCCAGTAGGGGGAGTAGCGGCATGTCGGAAGAGCTGCCCACTCTGCCCACCCTGCcaatttgttttcccctcTACCGGTTTGCTTTCCCCTCTACCGGTTTGCTTTCCCCTCTACCGGTTTGCTTTCCCCTCTACCggtttgttttccccctctaCCGGTTTGCCTCCCCACTCTACCggtttgttttccccctctaCCGGTTTGCCTCCCCACTCTACCggtttgttttccctttttacccCCCCATGGTGAGCGCCCCTTTCCAAAGCAACCCCAAACGTGCCCCAACTCCCGTTGAGCCGTTCACCCCCACGCGCCAAGGGCGCACCCACTAAAACGTTTGCCACCCACTTGCACATCTgcatgtgtaaaaaaagaaaaagaaaaagaggtgaCCAACCTGGAAATGGGCGCGGCCCACCAGGCACCACCCCAGCAGGCACCACCCCACTGCCCATCCGCACGTTGAATGCCGATCTTTTAAAAAGCGAGGTCCTCTTTCGGTAGCGTTTTGTTTCGTTTAATCAAGCACAGGGTGTGGAGAAGCGCACCCCGTGTGGAGATGTATACACAGAGTAGCTACCTGCGCAGTGCCTCCTCCACGGGGTGCTCGTCGAACGGCGGGAAAGCAAACACGCGAAGGGCCGGCATTcgtatatacatgtgcgtgTTTGCGTGTAGAAGTACACAAGGGTATGTGCCTCCCTCGAGTGCCACACCTGGAGGGAGGCAGGAGAATGCCCCATTCGAATTACTAACTGGTTGAAAGTAgcagggaggggggggcgaTATATCCGCGCGCGAGTAGCGGCACAAACGTAAACATATACACAAAACACATACAAACGTGCACGTGTGAGGGGAAGCACGTCGGCGGGGTCGCCCCTTTGAAGGTGCACACATCGGAAGACCGCTATTCTGATGGTAGGCACATCGGTAGGGCCGCTATTCTGATGGTAGGCACATCGGTAGGGCCGCACGCACTACTCACTCATGcgtgcacacacaaaaaaacaaaaggcgGCGCAGGCGGTCTGCCTCGCGCGCAGTCGCGAAGGGGATAGTGGTAATGGAAGAAAGAGTACATAGGGGGGCTGCACAAACAACACGCAGTGGTGAAGCGGGCATGCCCGGTCAATTCTCCTTAGCGGCAGCGCCTCCTCCCCTCGCTTCTCTCCTCACAAACAGTTTGGCCTTCCTCTCGTTGATGTAAGTGAGCACGCGCAACGCGCTCTGCTTCACCAGGTGGTACGCTACCGCCATCACCTTAAACAAGActtgaaaaagtaaaattatataagtgtaaaaaagaagactCACAATCAAAACGGTGAAAATGCAAAGCACgatggaggagaaaaaggggaatgcTTCTGCGTAGTTGTATCGATACATCCAAAGAAGCGAGACGAACATTATCAGGCTCAGTTGCGCCAGCGTCGTGTTGATGTTCTTGCCGTCCAGGTGGTCTACAAAAGAGAAAGGCAGCATACATTcgtgtgtgtatgtgcgGGGGGAACGGGAAGCACCACACGGTAGGGCTTCTCCACGCTGTGTAATATTATCTCAATGGTTGGCGCCCCTCCGCGCAACTTACCACCCTTGGAGGAGGTCGACTTCTCTGTGATCTTCACGTGAATCGTAATGGGGATGTTAAGGAAGCTCTCCTTGGAACAGCCGGCAGCGTTTTTCCCATTCGTGTCTCTGCTCATCCCAATGGCCCCCCCAGAACCGTCCTTCCTACTTTCGTATCCAGACGAGCTGGGCTTGCcattcaaaaataaatccttGTAATAATGGCTTAAGTAATCCTCcagctttttcttctcatccAGGATTTTCCCCATGTAGATCAGTCGAACGTTCAGCTCTGCAgaaaagaaggggggggtgaAAGGGTAAATGTAATAGGAGGAACCCAGTGGAGGGGCGGCCCTACACATGGCCAGCTGCCACTTAACCTCTccagaaaaaaagcagacGCAATGGCGGATGCAAAGGTgtcactttatttttcttaccCTTTTTCAGGTCTTCCCAAAATAATTtctccttcacattttttataacttcgCTGCAATTCACTTCCAGTTCTGCGGGTGGGAAGGAAGCGTGTCATGTTGGGCTGCACTCACGTTAGGAGGGTGTGCAACTATGGAGGGGCGAAACGAACCAATCGCAGCTGAGCGGTAGAAGCAGATGCACACTCACACAAGGGGCGATCAACTCAGCGTGCGTGTGGAACATTCAAACGTGCTCAGTGGGTACTCCGGGCGAACTGGGGGAATGCCCCCAAAGGAGCCTCCCCCTCCACTCATGTTCGCTTCTACTCATGTTGGCCGCCACTCCCGCGGAGCCACTCCTCGCCGGGCTACCCAAATTCTGGGGGATCCCCCTGGGCCTCAGGACAATGAACTTGATCAACTTAGTGACCATCCCTGTTCGCGCGCTAACACCACTGCCAACAAGTGCTCCCGCGTCGCTCTCTCGTGCGCCTCTCTCTCGCGAATGCCTCGCGGTGGTATAGCCCTTCCACCAGGCAGCAGGTCGGTTATAAAAATgggcccccctttttcccctttccgttTCTGCCCTTTGGGTAAGCTGCAATTTGGCCAAAATGTGCCTTTGCGTGGAGGGGTGGCAAGCCGAgatttttgcttaaaagCGGTGAttgttaaaagggggggaaaaaaaaataattgacgTGAAAAAGGTATTCGAAAGATGGTGAACGTGGTGAAGATGACAAAGTGAAGTATGTAACcagggtggaaaaaaaaaaaaaaaaagaaaaaaaaaaaacttaaagaaaaaggcaagCCAATGCGTAAACAAAACTGATATGCCGCTCTCGGGAAGGTAAAACagttaacataaaaaaaaaaaaaaaaaaaggcaaatttaaagaaaaaaaaaaaaaaaaaggcaaatgggCAGTATAACAAATGAGTGAAGGAGCAAGAGGTAAGAAACAAAATCGACCTTTCGCAAAGCGGGAGTGGACTTTGACTGGTACCTGCCTCATGTAGAACGAACAAAGCTGGGTTATGTGCCCCTGTGCATGTGCGCGGATGCATGGCATACGTTTGGAAATGACATGTGTGGATGGGGGTGCGGGTGCGGATGCGCGTGCAGGTGCAGGAACACACGTGAGAAGGTCCCTCTTGGCGAAGTGGCCTCGCCGCGGCCCTCTCTTTCCCGCGGGGGGTCGATTGCTGCCATTTCTCTCGGCATAGCTATCCCCGATTCGTGGCAACGTAACCTGtcatatgtaatttttttttttttttttttattccggGGGTATCTCACCgagaggggagaagaaaaatgggggaCGAGGCGGGCGGACGGGCTCGGCGAAAGGGGCTGCTTTCCATCTGATTGTGGCATGAGGCATCTTCATGCGATATGCCTAATGCGCCATGCGTCATGCGGCGTATGTGTACACCTACACGCACTGCATACACGGGTATGCCTCCCTCACGTTGGGGTGGAGAATTGGCGTCGCGACGGGGGAAGGAGGGCGTCCACTCTGTGGTAGTAATGTTAATGGGTTACACGCATTAAGtgaatgtgcattttttttttttttttttttttttttttctgcccaaCCACGGGAATGCGAAAGAGGAATGCGCGCAATGGCTCGACTCGACGAGGGGACGATGGGTTGTACCTCCGGGTCTTCGCCGCCACTTCGGCGACGTCGGTTGGGTGTCAGTTGCGTATAGGCCCGTGGTCAGGCGGACGAGTGAAAGGGCAGACGCATGAACTTGTACTCGCCTTCTCCGTCGTATAGACGAAAAAAGATAATCCATTAaaggggggcgaaaaaaaaaaaaaaaaaaaaaggtacccATCGTGCGTCAAGTCAACTCACTAAGTGGTAATCCCATGATGGGGGAGCCAAAAGCGTTTAACTGCACGCTCGCAGCATAATCGTCCATTATCCCGTTCGCCCTTCGCAAGGGTGCCAATGTACACGCATACATTCGAGCATACACAAGcacctgtttttttttatacgctTATGTACATGCGTGTATGCAGGTCGGGCGGGGCACATTTTTCCGCGGCCGAGGGTTGAACAATGCTAAGAAATAAatgtagcattttttttttttttttttttttcgcctctccATTTGCTTTCCActtgaaagggaaaaaaaagaagaaaacttCGTCCGCTGTTATGCATCACCTTACATTTGACAAAGCAgctcgatttttttttttttttttaaaacctttTAGAGGAAACCGCGTCGCAAATTCGTTCGTTGCAAGAATGAACAGATAGCACGTTTGACGTGGGAGGCGGCTGCtatagaaaaagaagaaaaaaaatggataattaattttcttttgttgGTCCCATCAGCAGTACAGCTTCTCTACATGCGCACACACATTCGgtaggcatattttttttttttttttttttttttttttgcaaaccaTGGGTTGAGGAGTCCCCACGTTGCGGCGCCAGGGGAGGGGAGAACACCACGCGCATGTGTAGGCATATGTGTGCACCGCGAGGACTGCTCCAAAATGATGGCTAGCCGAACCGACTCTCTTACTCCTCACTCTCGTCCAACTCGTCACAATAAATGAAATTGAAGACACTCGCGCCGTATGTTATTCCCCGCCTCGCACAGTTAAGTAAAAAGAGCAGCGCCCTTTACGTAAGGAGAGCAATCCGACGGACCGCGCACTGTGGGGAAACCAGGGCATTTATATCCTCCAAGGTACTCATATCGAGGGAGGAGGCCCCTGCTTCGATCAAGCCGAGTAGCACCAATGGCGAAAATGTAACTTTGGTAGGGGAGTCTGCACAGTGTGTGGGCGAAcggggggagcagccaccCCAAGGGGATCCCCACACGCGGCACCCACCATGTGAACAGCCGCCCCCACTGCGACCCGATGGAGCGACGAAGAACCTCGACGAGCAGGTCCTGAAGGAGCTGCACAGCCTAATCAGGTCGATTCAAAAGctggagaagcagaagaagcaacaAATTGTGAAATACATAAACacgttaaataaaaaatatttgcaatatGTAGAAGGAGACATTGTGGCCTTCTTTGAAAATCTGGACCAGTACATGGCGGCGAATGGCCTCCTCATGTGCGAccttgggggggaagaagtgctCAGTCACATCGAGAGGGTGCATATGAATCTTGGCGAGGACAGCCCCTTCGTAAACAGCCGCTTCAACGCGAACAGCCCCATCGACGTGAACGGCCTCTTCGACGTGAACTTCCTCAgagaggcgaaaaagaagCTGTACGGGGAGCACATTTACCCCATCCTCCAGGGCGCAGGGGAAGGACACGCCGCGCGGAGGCCCGATCTGCGTAGCGGGCCGAGAAACTCGCCGCCAAATTCGCCAACCACGCCGCGAAACTGGCCTCCCCACTGCGCAGCGGCGGGGAGGGACGCCCCCGAGGAGGACACCGTGAACGTGCGCAGGCAAATGCTGATAGAGCGGTCCTCCTACCAGAAGGCCATCGAGGAAGCGGAGGAGTTCGTTTCGAACCTCCACGACTTGAAGAAGATAACGGAAATCCGGGGGCTCTGCAAAATATACTTGAGTTGGGTGAACGAGCTGGAGCGGAGGATCGCCAGCTACAGGCAGCGGCAGCGCAGGAGAGGTGGTAGCGGTGAAGGGGGGACAGATGGAACCACCACGGCTGCTTCGCAAACCGCCGCCCCTCACACCGCCGCTGCACACACCGCCTCGCTCGCGGAGACCGGCAGGGGGGGGCTGCCCGAACTGGTGGAGGACAAGCTGCTAGCCATCATCACCGTGAAGTGGACCATCCAATACACCTTCAAcccgcagaaaaaaaaatacgccaaCAGCATCACCACGCAGTCGAAGAATTTCGAGCAGGGCTACGCGTACCAGTCACTGTTCACGCACATCGCCATCAAGATCGGCCAGGAAATTAACAACGAGCTGAACTTCCAGCAGCTGGAGAGGAACAACCTGCTGTACCGCTACGTCAAGAGGAACAAAGCCAACGCGTCCTTCTCGCACTTTCAGAAGTACCGGATGCTCTGCGGCATTAGGAGGaagctgcagggggggggggcaaacgTGGCAGAAGCGGCTGGAGAGGCTGTAGAAGCAGGCGTGGCAGTAGAGGCAAACGTGGCAGAAGCGAGCGGGTCCGGCCCGCGCGACGACTTCCACCTGGTGCAGTGGAACTCGCAGAAGAAGGCCGCAGTCGGGGGGCTCCTCCTGAAGATGCTCATGGACAGCGCGAAGATGGACGTCGACCTGAGCGTCGCCAAGGAGGAGCACCGAAATGAGTACAAATATTATCTGCTCCTGCACAAGATGGCCAAGggcaggggggagaagctgcaCGCTGAGTGCAAATACGAGAAGGAGCTCAACTATGAGAAGTACTATGAGGAGGAGTCCAATTCGCTGGAGTTCGTGGTCCTCGAGCGGGGCAAGGGGCGGGGCGGCGaggagagggaaaaggagaaggggaaggagagggaaaaggaaggggGTGGCGAAGATGGTGCAGGTGGTGATAACAGAGCcagtgccgcttcccccgctaACGCAGACAaccacgccgcttccccccgaaGGCGCGAAAACAACTTCGGCAAACGGCGGAAGGAGCAGCTGAAGAACAAGCAGGTAGTGCTGTACCGGTCGAGAAGAGACCCCAGCAAGATAGAGCTGCCAGTGTTCGTCCACTCGTACGTGTGGAGGAACGGCAGCTGGTACGGCGTCATACACATGCGGGAGTGTTGCGCGAATTACCTGCTCAACAACGCGATCAACTCTCACATCCCGTTGAACCACCTCCCGATGATAAGCAAGCCGAAGAAGTGGACCCACTCGGAAGGTGGGATGCTCCTCCTGAAAAACAACTTCATCCGTTGCAATGTGAAGCCTCTGTTCAACATAGACGTGTGTAACTTGGAGCGAATCAAAAGTGTAGTCTCCCAAATGGGAAACGTCCGCTGGGAAGTAAACGAAGAAATTTTGCACCTCATCG
The DNA window shown above is from Plasmodium vivax chromosome 9, whole genome shotgun sequence and carries:
- a CDS encoding hypothetical protein, conserved (encoded by transcript PVX_091880A); the encoded protein is MVTKLIKFIVLRPRGIPQNLELEVNCSEVIKNVKEKLFWEDLKKELNVRLIYMGKILDEKKKLEDYLSHYYKDLFLNGKPSSSGYESRKDGSGGAIGMSRDTNGKNAAGCSKESFLNIPITIHVKITEKSTSSKGDHLDGKNINTTLAQLSLIMFVSLLWMYRYNYAEAFPFFSSIVLCIFTVLIVSLLFYTYIILLFQVLFKVMAVAYHLVKQSALRVLTYINERKAKLFVRREARGGGAAAKEN
- a CDS encoding DNA-dependent RNA polymerase, putative (encoded by transcript PVX_091885A); translation: MKLKTLAPYVIPRLAQLSKKSSALYVRRAIRRTAHCGETRAFISSKVLISREEAPASIKPSSTNGENVTLPPPLRPDGATKNLDEQVLKELHSLIRSIQKLEKQKKQQIVKYINTLNKKYLQYVEGDIVAFFENLDQYMAANGLLMCDLGGEEVLSHIERVHMNLGEDSPFVNSRFNANSPIDVNGLFDVNFLREAKKKLYGEHIYPILQGAGEGHAARRPDLRSGPRNSPPNSPTTPRNWPPHCAAAGRDAPEEDTVNVRRQMLIERSSYQKAIEEAEEFVSNLHDLKKITEIRGLCKIYLSWVNELERRIASYRQRQRRRGGSGEGGTDGTTTAASQTAAPHTAAAHTASLAETGRGGLPELVEDKLLAIITVKWTIQYTFNPQKKKYANSITTQSKNFEQGYAYQSLFTHIAIKIGQEINNELNFQQLERNNLLYRYVKRNKANASFSHFQKYRMLCGIRRKLQGGGANVAEAAGEAVEAGVAVEANVAEASGSGPRDDFHLVQWNSQKKAAVGGLLLKMLMDSAKMDVDLSVAKEEHRNEYKYYLLLHKMAKGRGEKLHAECKYEKELNYEKYYEEESNSLEFVVLERGKGRGGEEREKEKGKEREKEGGGEDGAGGDNRASAASPANADNHAASPRRRENNFGKRRKEQLKNKQVVLYRSRRDPSKIELPVFVHSYVWRNGSWYGVIHMRECCANYLLNNAINSHIPLNHLPMISKPKKWTHSEGGMLLLKNNFIRCNVKPLFNIDVCNLERIKSVVSQMGNVRWEVNEEILHLIEYAYNKGITIGNIPRKQNYSLPSGPSHTAKQNVEDIKKYYLLREEISRLNKCLISERPTFLQKIAIAKTLKNCKVIYFPHNIDFRGRMYPLSPHLHHMSDDICRSLITFHDREEIGPRGLFWLKIHLANNFGKDKLTFEQRINWVDSNLGNIKRLSENPFQHVDFWSTAEKPWQALSVSMDLTRALECPDPSKYRSNIPVQQDGTCNGLQHYAALGRDYDGGKAVNIIPSDEPQDIYTVVLEIVRSKVKADLDGAASPPKGDRGKSSGTPNCAPPRCREHLAKCCFQFDLLKRKVVKQTIMTICYGVTSVGAKDQVKGKIQSMTTKVLEKKTINQLSQYIANYIFESISEIFKRAMIIKKWFNNLSKVTNELNIPVTWLSPIGLPCEQPYRLGHRILVNTPLQSVSVISYQNSLLHKNKQRLGFPPNFVHSLDASHLMMTAEKMVLENNFSFAAVHDSYWTHACNVDQMNVFIRDSFVTLYEEPILQNLYRGYQMRLGKHASRIPAPPDQGHLDVSLVRRSRYFFS
- a CDS encoding hypothetical protein, conserved (encoded by transcript PVX_091875A) produces the protein MLHVKGRPRGGVPPLRRHYTNNSRGIPKEYVYTKYRISLPLISNVQYDDMYLSRPSRDDLYAFTKKVPIFLRYLKLITSMENRNDDFLQFAKRCESGLTTEKDVYLTKEELLDVMFLNGYSKKEINALDLAFTNKYKFHYPEIAALFKLEEEEVYKYCLKKRSENPEELIHLKCLKPQNLLSSYGLIFVFLYFGLNNVVLSNAWFLSKTIPFFSVFYMLGSHFYRDIWSFLNKGKKLMAEQNEQNQLAAEEILYKQLKLYSKDTECSANLANFKTYSGQLISMYRRAYIQEERKKIHHQLEKKLNEMHNAEVKYKQSLQQIVVNEMVNMMYQKVQSDPQFYSSILNDSINNIRGITQEDTLIKHVKKELSFVKQLDKQNPLVKNVLAQYELKKGGYVNQFVVHKEEANKVRAIISKCGLDLNKLNQEERNQLLQLYVAINNRFGFYTNEEELPLVVPRDEHSGRAADSLNRAVAEANRQARERHLQAFMRAFQ
- a CDS encoding hypothetical protein, conserved (encoded by transcript PVX_091870A; Apicoplast targeted protein. Curated by Stuart Ralph, Walter and Eliza Hall Institute of Medical Research, Australia.) yields the protein MKCVALILVCISFHLQQGVGPFRVKRRGVSACPSFVLHPRRASGGIIQRANKSQNSRAFLWGYPIYDDSPFKLRRPKIYPNFEYGELRKSQDFDYVISTNIAQKNYKIPDVGYLYNVEEMGTGRTDDVHTPIEMVFGERDVDPKEVEKIKAVLNTFDQGNGMGICTLMGAKRAHFAFKYNGYLSHFHGVKSYLRFLINKHYPGAKVTLISEHWIDPIDESVCVRHSNIPFSKIGHQRRLVFNKYDYIYENDKNRRIYKAENRSNVWAFHDDPQMLT